CTACGTCCGTGCCGCCGACCCCAAATACGTTTCACTCCCTCAGTTCGGGTCATATCGTCTAGGGCACCTACCACCACATCCACACGTCCGATCAGCCGCGCGACGTCACCACCAGGCACGACGTCACCGGCGTCTCGGCGATCCCGGAGGTGGCCATGGGCAGGCCCGGCCCGAGATACGGCGAGCCACTCTTCGGTCGGACCCACGTCTCCCGGTCTGCCTGGCCAGGCGGGCCAGAAGGAGCGAGCATACCCGCAAGTCCCGCGAGCGAGGGCTCGGCGCTCTTAACGATTGCGTCACGGGTGAGCTCGGGATCGAGCCGACGCCGCTCACGTTCGCGATATGCAGGTACGACCCCCCCTGCCCGACTGGTCTCAGCGCATGCGGGCGGATGGCCTCGCGAACGGGACCGTGAACTCGCGGCTCGCGATGGCGAGAGCCCATCTGCGCCACGCCGTTGACGCCGACCCGTCGCTGACATCGGCGTGGCTGGTCTCGCGCAAGGTTCCGACGCCGCCCGCGCCGAAGGGGCGGCGTCCCGTCACAGTGGCCGGCGACCTGCCCGCTTTCCTTGACGCCCCCAAGCGCACGCGCCTCGGCAACCGCGACCGTCCCATCCCCATCCCGCCGTTAACACGACACGGCGATGAGGGCGGCCGAGCCCGTTGGCGCCACTCTGGGCGACCTGGTGGTGCCGAGCGGGGCGCCGGCACCCGTGCCGGCTCGAGGCAAGGGGCGCAGGGAGCGGTGCATCGGCCCGTCCGACAGGGCGGACGGGCGCCTGCGTGTTTACCTGGACGCCTGTCATGGGGAAGAGCGCGACCCGTCGACGTCGCTGTCCTGCACCGTGGTCCACGGCGTGATGTACGCGATGTCAGAACGCAACGTCGAGCGCATCGTGACGAAGTACGGCGACGTCGCCCGGGAGGAGCATTCGGGCATCCAGCACACCTATCCCCACATGGTCCGCAGAACCCGTGCGACAACGCCCTGCCGTGACGGCGTGCCCATAGAGCGGGTGCCGACCCTGCCAGGCCGTGTCGTCACAAGATATGGAGCCAGAGTGAAGCGCAGCGGATCTGGACGGCCGCGACGAAGGACGAGAGCCGCCTGGGCTTCTACGGACTGGTTCGCGAGTTTCTCCCCGCGACGACGGTCATCTGCAGCGTGCACAGGAGAGACGAGCTGAGGCACTTCGACGAGGTCGTCTCGCTGGACGACGTCTCGCTTGGTGGGCCCCCGCCGGCCTGAGGCGCGCAGGTGGGCTCCCCGGCCCCCGCGCGAGCCGCCGCTCGAGCAGGGCCGCCCAGGGGCAGGGGGCCGGGGAGGGCGTGGGCTGGCTCGCGTCAGCGCGCCAGCGAGCCCATCGGGTCCCAGGGCTCGAGGACGACGGGCTCGGCCCCGTAGGCCGCGCGCTCCTCGTCCGTGAGGTACGCCCTGTCAACGACCACCTGATACACGTACTCGTCGAACCAGGCGTCGCTGAGCGTGTCGAAGCCGTCCCGCCCGTGGTCCTTGCCCCAGGAGTTCTCGACCTTCCAGAGCGCGGGGCGCCCGGCGCCGTCCAGGCGCACGCCCTCCAGCACCATGGCGTGGGTCATGAGCGACTCGCCAAAGTCCAGGCGCTCCGCCTTGTCGAGCGCGCCCTCCACGGGAAAGCCCAGGAGGCCGTCCACGTCGAGCGCCGCCGTGTCCATGATGCCCTCGTCTCGAAGGTAGCTCTGGGCCACGTCGCAGCCAAACCACACGGGAAGCCCGTCCTTGAGCTGGGACACGGCAAGCTCCTTGAGCCGTGCGGGCGTGAGGTTAAGGTAGCGGACGCCACCGTCCTCGACGACGTTTCCGAGGCGACTCACCGTGAAGCTCCTGCCAAAGGGCTTGTCGGACGTGGGCGCGCTGATCAGCGACACGTAGTCGTCGAGCTCCATGCCCACGGCCTTGTCGAAGAACTCCCGGGGCGTGAAGTGGCCAGAGAGCGCGACCTTGTCGTCCTTGTCGCGAAGCCTCACGTCGAAGCTCTTTGGCGGCTCGCCCAGGCAGGTGGTGAGCAGCGTATAGACGTCTCTCATCATCTCCTTTTTCATGGAGAGGAGGTCGTCCTCGTCAGCGCCCGCAGCCGCCGTCTCGCGCAGGCGCTTGGCCGCCGCACGCAGGTAGCGCGTGAGGTAGGAGTCCATCTCGCGGGTGTTCTTGGAGCAGGCCGTCTCGGGCATCGACTCCTTGGGGACGACGCCATACTTCTTGACGAGGCTCTTGAACATGTCCCACTGGCCGCCGTCGCCAATGGGATCGGAAAGCAGGTGCGCCACCAGACGACCGGAGAGGGGCTCGTCGAGGGTGTCAAGGATGTTCTCGAAGAACCAATTGCTCTTCTCGAGCTTGTCGAAGAAGAGGGGGTAGGTCTGCGAGAGCTCGAAGGTCTTGAGCTTATAGCGCTTGATCGTGCGAAAGCGCATGGTGTTCAGGCTTGCGAACATCCAGCAGCGGCCGGAGCGTTCCTGGTTGGTGCGCTCCCCCTGCGTGACCTCGATGTCAAACTGCAGCGTGTTTTGCGCGACGCCCTCGGGGACGCGGGCGGCCTTGCGCAGGCCCACCGAGCTCACGGCGTTCTTCGCGATGACGTTCGCCCGCTCAGAGGAAAACGCCTCCCTCGAGGTCGCGAGGTCCTCGGCGGTGATGCTTCTCTTATCGTCCATGAAAGTCCTTTCACAGCTATAGGCTCACTATCCAACCTGTCGAGCATAGCACGATGGTGCGGTTGTGGGTGTGGGTGTCCAGCCGCTCGAGGCGTCACGTCCTGTCCTCAGATCCCAGCGC
The DNA window shown above is from Olsenella sp. oral taxon 807 and carries:
- a CDS encoding tyrosine-type recombinase/integrase, coding for MRAAEPVGATLGDLVVPSGAPAPVPARGKGRRERCIGPSDRADGRLRVYLDACHGEERDPSTSLSCTVVHGVMYAMSERNVERIVTKYGDVAREEHSGIQHTYPHMVRRTRATTPCRDGVPIERVPTLPGRVVTRYGARVKRSGSGRPRRRTRAAWASTDWFASFSPRRRSSAACTGETS
- a CDS encoding aminopeptidase C; this encodes MDDKRSITAEDLATSREAFSSERANVIAKNAVSSVGLRKAARVPEGVAQNTLQFDIEVTQGERTNQERSGRCWMFASLNTMRFRTIKRYKLKTFELSQTYPLFFDKLEKSNWFFENILDTLDEPLSGRLVAHLLSDPIGDGGQWDMFKSLVKKYGVVPKESMPETACSKNTREMDSYLTRYLRAAAKRLRETAAAGADEDDLLSMKKEMMRDVYTLLTTCLGEPPKSFDVRLRDKDDKVALSGHFTPREFFDKAVGMELDDYVSLISAPTSDKPFGRSFTVSRLGNVVEDGGVRYLNLTPARLKELAVSQLKDGLPVWFGCDVAQSYLRDEGIMDTAALDVDGLLGFPVEGALDKAERLDFGESLMTHAMVLEGVRLDGAGRPALWKVENSWGKDHGRDGFDTLSDAWFDEYVYQVVVDRAYLTDEERAAYGAEPVVLEPWDPMGSLAR